In one window of Dokdonia sp. PRO95 DNA:
- the ruvA gene encoding Holliday junction branch migration protein RuvA — MITHLSGRLIEKNPTHVVLDCNGVGYFINISLHTFGQLGDSEALKLHTHLQVKEDSHTLFGFMEVLEREIFRLLLSVSGIGASTARTMLSSLNPNQIKQAIASNDVATIQSIKGIGAKTAQRVILDLKDKILKVYDLSSESAVQSNTSKEEALSALETLGFARKQAEKVCTAIVKVTPDASVETIIKEALKKL, encoded by the coding sequence ATGATCACTCACTTAAGCGGAAGACTGATAGAAAAAAATCCCACCCATGTAGTGCTAGACTGCAACGGAGTAGGATATTTTATTAATATCTCATTGCACACTTTTGGGCAGCTAGGAGATAGCGAGGCTTTGAAGCTACATACCCATCTTCAGGTTAAAGAAGATAGTCATACGCTATTTGGGTTTATGGAAGTGCTGGAACGAGAGATTTTTAGATTGTTGCTGTCTGTTTCTGGTATAGGAGCAAGTACGGCAAGGACTATGCTGTCGTCTCTAAATCCTAATCAGATCAAACAAGCAATTGCTTCTAATGATGTGGCAACCATACAAAGCATTAAAGGGATAGGTGCAAAAACAGCCCAGCGAGTAATACTTGACCTCAAGGATAAGATATTGAAAGTGTACGATTTGAGTAGTGAAAGTGCGGTGCAAAGCAATACAAGCAAAGAAGAGGCGTTATCTGCTTTAGAGACATTAGGTTTTGCGCGTAAGCAAGCAGAAAAAGTCTGTACGGCAATTGTAAAAGTAACGCCAGACGCTAGCGTGGAAACGATTATCAAAGAAGCATTAAAAAAACTGTAG